The genomic window TAAATGTCCGACTACCGTTTTCAAAATTCCGTACAAATAAGATTACATTGTATTAACCATTTTTCTGATTCACCAGCAACTAAACAAAAACGCAAAAATAATTATACACAGATTTATAACTTAAGAGATGATTGCCGTATATTGTTGGTTAGTCATTGTATTGGGGACCTCTGGAACAGCATTGGTAAACGACAATGATTCAAACAAGCttcaaaatgcaaaaactatTATTGCTATTGCAGACAAATTAATTGAATTTCACGATCATACTACTGAATGTGTAGGGGAAATGATGTGTTTACTTGCTGCATTACCAGAATCTAAATGGAATCAAAGGTTGAACAACCCTTTAGGTCTACTAACCAAAATTGCAACTGACAACGGACAAGACGATGACAGCTTGTTATATGCAGAAGCCAGGAAATTATTAGCTGACTATCCGAATATTGGACATGTTTTAAATGGAGCTACAAATGGACACTCCGCGAAAGATAGTGATGTCTGTGAATCAATGTACTCCAAATGCCCATATGAGCCAAGAGACTTGCTGGAAACTGTCAACGATTTGGGGGATATTACCACACTATTGTCCAAGAATATGTTTGGGAAAGTCATCGCAGATGCAATTGAACTTAACAACACACAGGTTGGAACAAATGATAGACAAAAGAGATCGTGTGACAACAAAGCACTGAAAGACAGTTGCTCTACACTTGCAGTTACGTGTGGTTTATCGTCTGCAGGATGTGCGATTTGTGGCCTTTTTACATTTGGATTATGTCTATTTGGCTGTGCTGAACCAACCGTTGGTGTGTGTGAATCAGCCTTTGCTGGTTGCACTGCATGTACGTAATAGAGAAACATTAGTGAGTCACCGAGATGAATGAAAAATATTATCTACGTATTCGTGATGTTCCTTGTCTGTGCAATTTTAACTCTACATTAAAGATCAGAATGCATGTTCAATTTTTAGTATTATTCGATGAATAAAAcaagtattaaaagtaaattagCATTGTGATGATTACATTTTCTACTTAAACGCTTTATAATCTATGATAATTATCTGACGCCAGAACTTATTAAATGTTAGCTTGAAGGATTTATTTTATTGTCGTGTTTTTGGTTGAAACGACTATCTGAATAATATACTCCTTTGTTCATTACAAGAAAAGTTACATGAATGCCTTTAGTTTTGCAGTACGAACGTGGTATTGTTGCTAGGTGATAAATCATGaaaccaaaaataaattaatccaaaaaaaaaaaataagacactgtaaatgaaaagtaaaaagatACAAAGGGCAAACTCGGCAATTAAAGTAAATTAAATAAGACAACATCTTTGCGAAAATATAAGAGAGAGACAAATACCAACAAGAACCAAACACTGTAATCTAAAAATGTAGATAATAATAATCAGATTAAAACCGGGGTTGAACTCAGGTGATCCGGAAAGGTAGGCAGTTCTTGCTTCTTTAGATACTAACATTTTATTGTTCATGGTCAAATCAGGTAAAAATTATATATCAGAAAGAGAAATGGGGTAAAAGTATAACAAAGATAGTAGCTCTAGTATCATTTGTGAACGGACACTTTTAATGATCACGCCGCTCCCATGGCGACAATAATTATGATGAATGGCAGCAACATAGCCTTGAAGAAAGCAAACAATTCtacttttttttacactcaaatTGATTTTTTACTGCACATACTGCTGTTTGACAACAAAACTTGGTGTACAGCATTTCATAAAGTATCCCTTCAAAAATTTACCACTTAATATCAAGAGGGAATATTCAGCAAAATTAACTATAACTAACATTAAGATAGATATATCAACACATAAAAGGTAgaataatgaaaattttgttcttgcgataaacatttgtttcgcaatatggcgtttagatatttgatatatgatatcgaacagtttatgcacttttgaaatttaccctgcgtaaccgaatgcttttctttgtaggagttatctccccaaacactgttttccttgtgtccacaactccttcgcaaccgtaaaaaattacaacaaatttattttataaaattgctcgtatatccttcgcatgatttgtccaatttcgaccgaagcaatatgaacgctccatatgagagttatttccctttttgtatttgaaattttgaaatgtattttaaactggaacaccataagtgatagagacctaggatcttttgatttgaggtccttggtccaaaaaaatgaaaattaggtcaaggtcaaaggtcaaggtcatattctaatttttgaatttgtcttattttcactcattttcattaaccttataagatatcgacaaattattttgtataaattgttagttgcgacatgtggtaactgaataattttagttgaaagggtgcgtaaacaatgaatgggagttttagcccctatcatatcttaaattatgtttaaagtgatataacttattaaccatacatattagagactagggtcttttgatttgaaatcctcagtttgtgaccttgaaattgaggtcaaggtcataggttaatttgacgttctagattttgacctttcctttaaattcatatctatacatcataaagccatatgaactgacatttaagactgattttttatattttaatatcaaaatagatattaactggtggaaagacctttaattgtctttaatttttgcttatgTTTATTGTCTATAGACCATTGTGTGTGTCTTTGTTGAttctgttatttgttttatagtgataaaattatatattacaatgttgacagctgtgccccaatttttgacgtttttacctattatgtctgtttagtttgcttatacattgttgttaatataatgtaATTCAATTTGACTGCCATATAAGTGAGAGTAATAGCTAGCTacaaaactaggtttaatccaccatttttctacatAAAGGAATTGCCCggtacaaagtcagaaatatgacagttgttttccgttAGTAAGATACGTTTGAGCTTTTGgtattgtcattttattaaagactttccgttttgaattacaCTAAGAGTTCGGTatattttgttattctactttttgtgTGTTCAGATATTGATCTTAATGCTACTTATAGTTGATTTTACTGATATTCccctttgatattttttggtaaatttaacAGAGGTACTTGATGGAATGCTGTATATAAAGTTGTGTTGTTAAACAGCAATATGTGCAATAAAGATTCAATTTGAGTGTAAACAGTATTATTGTTTGCATTGCTTTCTTTAAGGCTACCCAGCTGCCATTCATCATAATTATTGTCGCCATGAAGAGCTGCTTGATCATTACGGAGTGTCCGTTCACAGATGATACAGAGCCTACTCCCTTTTTTATACTGTTATCTCGTTTTTCTCCTTGGAATAAGACTTGTTACCTGATTTGATCGTGAATATCATAAGAAGCAAGAACTGCCTGACTTTCCGTATCACCTGAGTTCAACCCCGGATTTAATGGGATTCTCAATGTCTACATTGTTAGTTTTGCAGGGTttgtttcttgtttgtttttcttttatattttacttataaagtaTGCCGTCGGgatctttttacttttcatttgtaatgtgttatttttttatgattcattttaaaacatgtatgtacCTTTTCTTGCCACGAACAAAGGAGTATATTCTGAGAATATATTATTCAGACAGTTGTTccaaacaaaaaagacaacaatacacTGTACAGATGCTTAAAGTTTACATTTAATTTGCATCAGATATTTATCATAGACTATAAAGCGTTTAAGTATAACATGTCATCATTAGAATAGTTTGTTTTATTGACCGAATTATGCTAAAAACAAAGAACATGCTTTCTGATCTTTAATATAGCGTTCAAATCAAGCAGATCAGAAACATCTCGATGACTTACTGATGATTCACATGTTGTTGCATTTATCTACATACACCTCTAGCAACAGTACAACCAGCAACGGCTGCTCCACACGTCCCAACTGCAGCTTCACCACAGAGCGCTGCACATGCTCCAAATGTAAAAAAGGTACAAATTGCACATCCTGCAGTCACTACTCCACAAGTAGCTCCAAGAGCAGTGCAACTATCCTTTACTGCTTCGTGGTCACATGATCTTTTTTCTCTATTATTTGTTTGAGGCTTTCCAACTTGTGTGCTGTTAAATTCCATTGCATCTGCGATGACTTTCCCAAACACATTCTTAGACAATAGTGTGGTAACATCTCCCAAATCGTTGACAGTGTCCAGCAATTCCTTTGGCTCATATGGACATTTAGAGTACATAGATTCACATTCATCACTATCTTTTACGGAGTATCCCTTTTTAGCTGCATTTAAAACATGTTCAATATTCGGATATTCAGCTAATAATTGCTTGGCTTCTGCATATAACGAACTGTAACGATCTTGTCCGTTGTCAGTTGCAATTTTTGTAAGGACACCTAACGGGTTGCTCAACATTTGATTGCGTTTAGAGTGTGGTACTGCAGCAAAAATACACATCAATACCCCTACACATTCAGTGTGTTGGTCGTAAAAGTCAATTACTTTGTCAGCTATAGCAATCACAGCTTTAACATTTTGAAGCTTGTTCGAATCATTGGCATGTACCATTCCTGTTCCAGAGGTCCCCAATACAATGAAACACCAAAAATATATCGAAATCATCCTTCTATTAATTCTGCAATTGAAATAGTCAAATTAAGTTTTCAGTACTAGTAGTTTGAATTTATCTTGTTAtagacaaattttattttccttTCAAGTCTATGTTAATTGTGCATATTGATTTTtgcgtttttatttattttactgatgaatctaactgttaacaaaattttgaatttttgaaatactaatgcttttcaacctcaggcatagattaccttagatgcaTTTGGCAAACACTTTTAGaacttttggtcttcaatgctcttcaacttcatactttattttgcctttttaacttttttggattcgagcgtcactgatgagtcttttctagacgaaacgcgcgtctggcgtatatatatatataaaatagtcctggtatctatgatgagtttatttacaaacactgggtcgatgccactgctaatGGAGAGTTATTATCCTGAGGGTATcagcagcccagtagtcagcactttttgtgctgacatgaattatcattgatatggttatatttataaatgtataaatcaactgtttacaaaaattgtgaattttcgaaatactaaggcttttctacctcaggcatagattaccttagctggatttggcaaaacttttaggaagtttggtcttcaatgctcttcaacttcgtactttatttggcccatttaactattttggattcgagcttcactgatgagtcttttgtagacgaaacgcgcgtctggcgtatataaataaagttagttctggtatctatgatgagtttattgtataCAATGCCATCTTATTTACAcgaactattttattcaaaagttAGTCATTTACAATTATGGAATGGTTCTTTGTTAAATATCAAGTAGGATTTTCAATCATGATCGAGAAATGAGCCTTATAAAAAAATCTTGGACGTTTTATTTCTGCTGtttctttatgttttaaattgtattcaaactaaataaaaagaattttattGTTTCCTATATGTTTGCCTATCTGAAGCAAACCAGAAGGCACTGCACATGGTAGAAAACGATCACGAAACACGTCGTCCTTTTCTAGCCCAAATGAACGACAACATGCATTCATAGTGCATtcttatcattaaaaaaatcgtaaagatatcaaaaaatgtttgtttgacTGCTAGGTTAcattaataatatatattcacTGTCGTGTGCCGTTTAATATAATCAATTCAGTTTGACACACACTTAGTAGTATCTTCAGTTACACAATGAATGTTGGATTTTGATTAGCAAAATCATCAGAAAATAAACACTGGCTTATGCATGTGTATCTGAATGGTAACATACTAATACCACCACATTTATTAACTTATTATAGTATTGTAGTGTATACaaacaattattgtttatttcatttacaagAACAAACTGAGATTTCAATTTTATAGCTTTTCTCATATTGTTAAAAgacctacaaaatgtatatttaactAAACTTGTGAATAAACTCTTGACATAAAGATAATGCCTCTGATATGTCGTTAACAAATTGTTTCCATTGGTCGCTTTTGTCTTTCAATCCAAACGCATTTGGGATATGCAATTGTGATTCCAAGTTGAGACATTCACCCCACACCCATCCACTTGATGGATAGAACGTTATGTGTTATGAAATAGAGCTGTTTATGTTGGCGGAATTCTTTCGATGGACCTGCCTTTTTAAACGAAATGATTGAACTTCTCTGATATAGTTGTTCAATTATACATCAgaataacacaataacacaataacacaataacagaATAACAGAATTTCTCTGAAGGGCGGTTCCTTTGTTATCTTTTAAAGCAAGTATACTatctcttctttatttttttcaaggaCATCAGAGAAATAAGCAAGAATTAAATGCAAGGAAATTtggtatgaatgcaaatgagaacctttccatccaagtcactattAATACGCATTGTTGAGGCATTGCAGTAATTCTTCTGTCAAAATTTGACAAATTGTACATAGTCCAGTCAGAATATCCTCAACATTCGAAGAAGATGTTCGTGGTTTTTGACCATCAGATGTCTCAAGTTTTTTTTAGATCTAACTTTGAATTGTTATTTAGACTGTTTATAAAGTGAAAGGTCCATctatattcaaaaaaaaaaaaattgaaacaatatcaTTCAcccaaaaaattattttaaatggtTTCCAAAGAACTAATTGAATAATTATATATCATCCTCctttaactttttgaaatttaaaagccgatatttttcattaattttaacacaaaattgcAACCGGAAGTGGATCAAACGTCACCAAGTGTTGCTTCAACATTATAAAATAAGACTGAAACTCATCTGATGTGActcaaagaaaattaaaagatataCTTTAAACTAAAGTTTCTGATCAAAACTTAATAAcgattaataataaaaagttaataatattttcagctttgctttatatcttaaatttaagAGTATAGATAGAAGTATTTTTAAGCAAAGTTTAATGCTTTAACACGAAGCGTACAATTTCTTCCTATATTGCACTTATCTGCTGGACTATTCCtgtcaaaacaaatttaaacaacaagATGTAATGTCTTTGTTGTATTTTAagagaaaatatgtattttgtgaaaaataattatcacttatttttataatttacattGCCAAACATAGACAAATGTTTTCATTTCGGAAATTTACCATCTCATATTTTGATACTCGAGTCTATTGGTCAAAAATCTTTACCTTTCACTTTTGTTGCTTTATTCCTACTAAATTATTTTGAGAGTGCTTGTTTTCCAATCCACATTCctctaaattattttatattttgttaacattatgtCAGACAGAGAACCAAATAATTCAATATCTTTGAAGAGAATGGAAATTCCGTGCTTTAAACTTAAACAAAGCGTGGTATCAAGAGGTTATTGAGAAATCTTAATACGCTGACTTTTTTGTCTATTTGAATCTTAATACCAAAAGGTTAAGGTCAATgatcacaaaattttaatctttagaaacaaaaccggacaaaactgtacactttccgtaatcatgaaacaatatatttatttgtaaaatatatttctcaGATGTATGTAATACCTatgaattgtaaaataaacaaacttaTCTATAGATATGAATTCACTGAATAAATTCCCTGGTTATCCAGTGACTAATTCACAGGGATACTCGGCCAACTACTGTAAGTCGAGTAATTTGTTAAAACAGCAAAGAAaagtgcaataaagatattattttagaaaaaataataaaaaaaaagaattttaattccttttaattatttcttactttttagtcttaagggcatacaatacagttttgatcccgtattcacatttgataaaaatttccatatagactatttgTTACCTTTTTAAACCAAATATGTAGTAAAAATATGTGCtacttttttttagtaaaatgaggTAAACATTtggtatatttgctcaaaattcgaaTGTGTGGCCGTATTTTTCTTTTCGAAAGAAaggcataacttttttttttgttttaaaagataaacacaaactgtgtttttttggtaaatattttgtAAGTTCTGTAATTTATAAGTTTtctaaaaatttatatattttttaattcgaattgaatgcttctttttgtaacttcatttggGTGTAAAATCATTGACCAAAGTACAGTTTGTATGAAGCGTAGAAGCGCTTTAtactaaaaatgt from Mytilus galloprovincialis chromosome 5, xbMytGall1.hap1.1, whole genome shotgun sequence includes these protein-coding regions:
- the LOC143076968 gene encoding mytilin-1-like, which translates into the protein MIAVYCWLVIVLGTSGTALVNDNDSNKLQNAKTIIAIADKLIEFHDHTTECVGEMMCLLAALPESKWNQRLNNPLGLLTKIATDNGQDDDSLLYAEARKLLADYPNIGHVLNGATNGHSAKDSDVCESMYSKCPYEPRDLLETVNDLGDITTLLSKNMFGKVIADAIELNNTQVGTNDRQKRSCDNKALKDSCSTLAVTCGLSSAGCAICGLFTFGLCLFGCAEPTVGVCESAFAGCTACT
- the LOC143076970 gene encoding mytilin-1-like; protein product: MISIYFWCFIVLGTSGTGMVHANDSNKLQNVKAVIAIADKVIDFYDQHTECVGVLMCIFAAVPHSKRNQMLSNPLGVLTKIATDNGQDRYSSLYAEAKQLLAEYPNIEHVLNAAKKGYSVKDSDECESMYSKCPYEPKELLDTVNDLGDVTTLLSKNVFGKVIADAMEFNSTQVGKPQTNNREKRSCDHEAVKDSCTALGATCGVVTAGCAICTFFTFGACAALCGEAAVGTCGAAVAGCTVARGVCR